The genomic region GCCTCACATGATCTGAACATTATCACTTGTTCAAATCATGCAAGGAACAACAATAAAAGTATATTACTTACGCTTTTTATGAACAATGGCCATAACGGTAATAGCCGCTGCCAACAAAGCAAATGTACCTGGCTCAGAAACAGAGACTGGCGGAGCTGTGGTGACAGCCAACACAGCATTACTCGCTAGCAAAGCAGACAATGCTATTGAAATTTTACCTAATATTAATTTTTTCATTTTATTTCCATAGTGTGATTGATCCTCATTAAAAACTTGCAAAATATAAGCCAAGAACGATAACCAACTGAAATATATAATATATTTAATAAAAAAGATTAAAAAAAAACATTAAGTGCAAATTTATTCGACAGGGTAGAGCCTTAACTCTTTAGGCAGCGAAAAGGTAATATTCTCCTCTACACCCTCCATTTCTATGGGGCTCTCAGCTCCCATTTCACAAAGATGCTCTATAACCTGCTTAATCAGCACATCAGGGGCTGAGGCGCCGGCAGTAATGCCTATGGTTTTTTTATTATGTAGCCAACTGGACTCTATATCGTCGGCGGTGTCGATAAGATAGGACTCAGTACCCATGCGCTGGGCCAGCTCTCGCAGGCGGTTGGAGTTGGAGCTATTAGGCGAGCCCACTACCAGCATAAGGTCACATTCAGCAGCCAGCTGCTTCACCGCATCTTGGCGGTTTTGGGTGGCGTAGCATATATCGTTTTTACGGGGGCCGGCGATTTTGGGAAATTTCGCTCGCAGGGCGTCGATAACCTGGGCGGTGTCGTCCATAGAGAGGGTGGTTTGAGTCACATAGGAGAGTGCGTCCGCATTATGCACAGCTAATTGCTGCACCTGCTCTACATCTTCCACTAGGTATATATCGCCGCCTTTGGCGTGATCATACTGGCCCATGGTGCCTTCTACCTCGGGGTGGCCTTTGTGGCCGATCAATATGCACTCGTGGCCATCGCGAGAAAATTTAGCCACTTCCATATGCACCTTGGTCACTAAGGGGCAAGTGGCATCAAATACTCGCAGGCCACGCTGCCGGGCTTCTTCCTGCACTTTTAGTGACACGCCGTGGGCACTGAATATCACTATGCTGTCATCGGGGACCTCGTGTAGCTCATCGACAAAAATCGCCCCGCGATTACGTAAATCATCCACCACAAATTTGTTGTGCACCACTTCATGACGCACATAAATAGGCGCACCGAAAATCGACAATGCGCGGTTGACGATTTCTATGGCTCTATCAACACCGGCACAAAAACCGCGCGGGTTGGCTAATTTAATCTGTATCGCGCTGGAGGTACTCATAGCTATTCTCAGGCGGCTGCTACCGCAATAATTTCTACGTCAAAGATAATGTACTCGCCCGCCAAAGGGTGGTTAAAGTCGACAATAACCACCTCATCATCTACAGATTTAATCACGCCGGGTAATTCCGACTGGCTGGCATCGGCAAAGGAAATGATCAAGCCTTCTTGCAAATCCATATCTTCAGCAAAGGTATCGCGCTTGAAGCTCTGTATATTGTTGGGGTTGGGCTGGCCAAAAGCATCTTCAGGTAGCACTGTGAAGGTCGCTTTTTCTGCCGAGCTTAGGCCGAATAGTTTTTTTTCAAAACCGGGCAGCAGGCTGCCATCACCGATCACAAAAGTGGCCGGTGATTTTTCAAAGTTGCTGTCGATAATGTCACCATTTTCGAACTTGAGTTCAAAGTGCAGGGTGACGCTGGTTTCTGGGCCTATCAATGTAGTCATATCGCTCTTCTATTCTTTCTTTCATGCCATTCAAACATAGGTTTGAAAATTATTAGTTACCCAAGCCAGCCTTTTGTTTCGCTCTCCTGAGCGAGTTCATTTTCTTTGCTTGTGCAAAGAAAACCGAACCAAAAGAAAGCACACTCCTAGTACGTCGGCCACCTTGTGGCTGCCCTGCGCTACTCAATATTTAACGGCCGCTGCGCAACTCACATTTTTTGATATTTAATCAAAAAATGCTCAAACAGTGCTCGCTACTGCGTACCGTTAAATATCTCCGTTGCTCGGCGACTCCCAAGGAGAAATTGGGTGCTTCGTAGTCAGTAAAACTTAACCCTTACTGCCTTTATGGTGCTCAGGATTAACAATCATATCTAAAATCATTAATATCGCACCTATAGTGATGGCAGAATCGGCGATATTAAATGCGGGAAAGTAACTGCTTTGCCAGTGCACTGAAATAAAATCAATCACGTGGCCTAACATCACTCTGTCCCATAAATTACCTATGGCGCCGCCTAAAATAAACGTCAACGCCACGGCCAGCATTTTTTCTTGTGGCTTTAATTTATAAATCCACACCACCAAAGCAACACTCACCACCGCTGAGATGGCGGTAAAAAACCAGCGCTGCCAGCCGCCGGCATCACTTAAAAAACTAAAGGCTGCACCCTGATTATATTGCAGCATTAAATTAAACACCGGCAATATTGCTATGGGATTACCATATTGCAGTTGGCTGTCGGCCAGTGTTTTAGTCCACTGGTCCACTGATACCAGTACCAGCGCCAGCAACATATAACAGGTAAAACGTAGGGTATGACTCATGGTAGTCTTAAGCGTATAAACGCTTTTCGCCCTCGCCGTCTACGTTAGACTCACAGCGGCCACACAACAAAGGGTGGGGTTCTGAGCTACCCACATCGTCACTGTGATGCCAGCAGCGATCACACTTCTCGTAAGCACTGGCGCTTACCGCCACATCCAAACCTTCTAGCTCAGTGCTAGTGGCATTGTTAGATGCCTCCAGAGGTTTGATGGTGGTAGTCGACGTCATCAACACAAAGCGCAGCTCATCACCCAAGGCACTAAGTTTTTCGGCCAGGCTGCCGTCGCAGTAAAGGGTAATATCAGCGGCTAGTGATGCACCGACTATGCCTTCTTTGCGGGCGGCTTCCAGCTGTTTATTAACGGCATTTTTTACCGCCATAATATCGCGCCAGTATGTGCGGCCCATCTCGGCGCTGTCGGCCATCTTAGGTAACGCGGCCCACTCGCTAATAAACACAAACTCTTCGCGCTCGCCGGGTATATGCGCCCATAATTCATCAGCGGTAAAGCTTAAGATAGGCGCTATCCAACGGGTGAAGGCTTCAATAATATAATGCATGGCGGTTTGCGCCGAGCGTCGCGCCAAGCTGTCGGATTGGGTGGTGTACTGGCGATCTTTAATCACGTCCAGATAAAAGCCACCCAACTCATTAACACAGAAGTTATGTAATTTTTGATACACCACATGAAATTGATAGCTGTCGTAGGCTTCCACAATTTCGTCTTGCAGACATGCGGCAGCATCTATCACCCAGCGGTCCAATACCAACAACTGGTCGACATCAACTTTGTGCTGGGTAGGCTCAAAGCTGTCTAGGTTAGAAAGCAAAAAGCGTGCGGTGTTACGCATACGTCTATACGAGTCGGCGGTGCGATTAAAAATCTCATCACTGACCGTCATCTCATTGCGGTAATCTGCCGCCGCCACCCACAAGCGTAATATATCGGCACCTAGGCTATTCATTACCGTTTGTGGCGCTACCACATTGCCCACCGATTTAGACATTTTGCGGCCTTCGGCATCCACGGTAAAACCGTGAGTTAATACCGCCTTATAAGGCGCAACACCGTTCATGGCCACTGAGGTTAATAAAGACGATTGAAACCAGCCTCTATGCTGATCCGAACCTTCCAAATATAAATCGGCAGGATTATTTAAGTATTCTCGTCTATCGCACACGCTGGAGTGGGTTACGCCTGAATCAAACCACACATCTAAAGTATCGGTAACTTTTTCGTAGTTGGCGGCGTCAGCACCGAGTAATTCTTCCGGCTCTAAATCAAACCACGCATCTATACCCTTCTCTTCCACTCGCAGCGCCACTTCTTCTACTAGGCGTTGCGAATCGGGATGTAACTCGGCGGTTTCTTTGTGTATAAACAAGGTGATAGGCACGCCCCAAGTACGCTGACGTGACACACACCAATCCGGACGGCCATTCAGCATAGATTGTATGCGCGCCTTACCCCAGCCGGGTATCCACTCGACATTTTCAACTTCAGATAACGCCTGCTTCAACAAACCGTTTTGCTGCATGTTAATAAACCACTGCGGTGTGGCGCGAAAAATTATGGGGGATTTATGACGCCAGCAATGTGGGTAGCTGTGTTCAATAGCTACGTAGTGCAGCAATACATTATTGTCGCGCAACAGCTCTATCACCTTGTCGTTAGCTTTAAACACATGCTGGCCAGCAAACAATTCCGTTTCCGGTAAGTACACACCGTTAGAACCTACCGGGTTGTATACGGCTATGCCGTAGTGTTGGCAGACATTAAAATCGTCTACACCGTGGCCGGGGGCAGTATGTACCGCACCGGTACCGGCATCAGTAGTCACGTGTTCGCCTAGCAATAAAGGTAATTGCTTATCGTAAAAAGGATGTTGTACTAACTGCTTTTCTAAGGCCTGACCTTTACAGCTGCCCAGCACTTCAAAGCTGTCTACGCCATAACGCTGCATCACTGCTTCATGTAAGGCGTCAGCCATTAATACCGCACGCGGTGTGCCGTCCAACTCAAAGGCTACTAACACATAATCTAATTCGGCATGCAGGCTAACCGCTAACGAGGCAGGCAAGGTCCAAGGCGTGGTGGTCCAAATAGCCACCGCCACACTACCGTTGACATCACCCTGTACACCACAGGCGTTTAACAGCGCAGCTTTATCCACCACTTCATAGGCGACATCGATAGCCGGTGACTGCTTATCTTTATACTCCACTTCCGCTTCGGCCAGCGCCGAGCCACAGTCCATGCACCAGTGCACGGGCTTAAAGCCTTTTTGCAAATGGCCGTTGTTGGCGATTTTTCCCAAGGCGCGAATAATATCGGCCTCGTTAGTAAAGTTCATGGTGAGGTAGGGGTTATCCCATTCGCCAAAAACACCTAGGCGTATAAAGTCTTTCTTTTGCCCTTCGACTTGTTTTTGCGCGTACTCACGGCATTTTTTGCGAAATACTGAAGCATCAACCTTAACCCCAGCCTTGCCGACTTTTTTCTCTACGTTTAGCTCTATAGGCAGGCCGTGACAATCCCAACCTGGCACATAGGGGGCATCAAAACCGCTAAGGGTTTTAGACTTAACAATAATATCTTTAAGGATTTTATTAACCGCGTGGCCTATGTGTATATTGCCGTTCGCGTACGGAGGGCCGTCATGCAAAATAAATTGCGGCTTACCCGCCCGCGCCTCGCGAATTTTTTGGTAGAGATTTTTCTCTTGCCAAGCTTTTAACATTTGCGGCTCACGCTGAGCCAAGTTAGCCTTCATGGCAAACTTTGTTTTGGGTAGGTTTAAGGTTTGTTTGTAATCGCTCATGGCGTTGGGGTCACTCGACTTCTGTCTATTAGTGCTAAAAATGTACAGCGTTTATGCCTTATCAAAAAAGGCCTGCGCAGCGTGTATATCGCTATGTATTTGCGTTTTTAACGCCTCCAATGAGGCAAACTTTTGCTCATCACGGATTTTATGACGAAATATAACTTCTATGTTTTGGCCGTATAAAAGTTCATCAAATGCTAATAGATGCACTTCTAATATAGCCTTAATTAAATCGCCTACCGTGGGCCTAGTGCCTACATTGGCCACCGCATTGCATAAACGGCCATCGCGCAAGCGCACCTGCGCAGCATAAACACCACTCATGGCGGTTTGTATACGGCGCAGCTGCACATTGGCCGTGGGCGAGCCCAAGGTGCGGCCCAATTGCTGGCCCAAAATTACCCGGCCAGTAATGCTATAAGGCCGGCTCAGTAACTGTTCTGCTAGAGCAAAGTCGGAGGCTTGCAGTGCCTCCCGTATACGGGAGCTGCTAATACGCTGCGCATCGGCCACCAAGGTTTGCGTATCACTCACCTTAAAACCTACGCGCTCGCCATACTCCTTTAAAAAAGCAAAATCGCCTTCACGGTTATGGCCAAAATGTAAATCATCGCCTACCACTATGTACTTAACCGCCAAGCCATCGACAAAGACTTGCTGTACAAACTCGCCAGCATCCATATCGCGACAATGGGCATCAAAGCGCACCCGTAATATTCTATCTATGCCTAACTGCTTTAGAGCTAAAAACTTCTCCCTAAAACTCATTAAGCGCGGCGGCGCCTGTCTGGGGGCAAAAAACTCGCGGGGCAAAGGCTCAAATACCACCACCGTAGTGGGCAAACCCATATCCCGGCCCTTGGCAATCAGCGCATTTAACACCGCCTGATGGCCGCGATGTACGCCATCAAAAGCCCCTATCGTGGCGACGCAAGCTCGGTGTCGAGGGCGCAAATTATGTATGCCGCGAATTAGCTCCATTACTGTAGGGGGTAGACCTTAGCTGGATAAAATAAACGGCAGATTATATAGCAGGGAACGCCCTACGCATAGGGCGCAGGGCATAGCGCTTAGGGTTAGCGCAGCTGCAAGCCGCAAGTGGTAAGCTACAAGTAATCAGCTAGCGCTAGTGCTGCACCTTAAAATGCTGGGGGCGTGCGCCCATCAATAGCAAGGCGACAAAGTAAGCGGCGGCACCGGCGGCACACAGCGGCAATATGTTTAGCGTGCGCTGCCACCAATCCCAAGCCAGCCACTGGCTGGTTGCGGGTAATAAATAATACAGCGCCGCCGCCATTACCAGCGCCGCTATGCTGATACGTAACACCGTAGCCACCATGCCCGCTAAAGGCTGGTACACACCCGCTTTACGCAGGCCGCGATACAACAGAGCCGCGTTTAAAAAAGCCGCTAACGAGGTGGCCAAGGCTAGGCCCACATGACCCAACTGCCAGTACATATGCAGTGGCACCACAAAGGCGATATTCAGCAGCATATTGGCCACCATGGCCTTAATACCTATGGCCACTGGGGTTTTGGTATCCTGCCGCGAGTAATAACCCGGCGCCAACACCTTAATCATCATAAAAGCCAACAAACCCAAGCTATAAGCGCGCAGGCTTAGGGTAGCCATGGCCACATCGGCGGGGGTCATTTCACCGCGCTGGAACAAGGTGATGAGTATGGGCTCAGCCAAAATCAATAAGGCTACCGCCGATGGCACGGCGATCAGCAACACCATGCGTATAGCCCAATCCATGGTGTGGGCAAAGGCCGCGGGCGAGCTATCGGCCTGATGCCTAGACAACGCGGGGAGTATCACCGTGCTAATGGCAATGGCGAACACTCCCAGCGGTAACTCCACCAAGCGGTCGGAGTAATACAACCACGACACACTGCCGCTGGGTAAAAACGAGGCCAGCACGGTATCTAGCAATAGGTTAATTTGGCTTACCGACACCCCAAAGATGGCCGGCCCCATCAGCAGCAAAATGCGCCGCACCCCTTCATGCTGCAAATCCCAGGTGGGCCGTGGGGTGAGCTTAAGGGCATGAATAAAAGGGATTTGAAATACAAACTGTATCAACCCAGCCAGTAACACCCCCCAAGCCAGGGCAAAGGCAGGCTCGGCAAATAAGGGCGCCGCCAATAAGGCAGAGCCTATTAATGACAAATTCAGCAACACCGGGGTAAACGCAGGCACCGCAAAACGGCCATAGCTGTTTAACACCGCACCAGCAAAGCCGGTGAGGGAAATGAGTAATAAATAAGGGAAGGTAATACGTATCATCTCGGTGGCTAGCAGGTACTTTGCTTCGGCATGGAAATACCAACCGGGGGCAAACAGCGCCCCCAACACCGGTGCTGCCAGCACCGCCAGCAGGGTAAACAGCAATAAGATACCCCCCAAGGCACCCGCCACCCTATCCAGCAGCGCCCTCACCTCGGCATGGCTGCGCTGGCTGCGATACTCCGATAACACCGGCACAAAAGCCTGAGCAAAAGCGCCTTCGGCAAATAGGCGACGCATAAAGTTGGGG from Dasania marina DSM 21967 harbors:
- a CDS encoding PEP-CTERM sorting domain-containing protein (PEP-CTERM proteins occur, often in large numbers, in the proteomes of bacteria that also encode an exosortase, a predicted intramembrane cysteine proteinase. The presence of a PEP-CTERM domain at a protein's C-terminus predicts cleavage within the sorting domain, followed by covalent anchoring to some some component of the (usually Gram-negative) cell surface. Many PEP-CTERM proteins exhibit an unusual sequence composition that includes large numbers of potential glycosylation sites. Expression of one such protein has been shown restore the ability of a bacterium to form floc, a type of biofilm.), producing the protein MKKLILGKISIALSALLASNAVLAVTTAPPVSVSEPGTFALLAAAITVMAIVHKKRK
- the ispH gene encoding 4-hydroxy-3-methylbut-2-enyl diphosphate reductase, with the protein product MSTSSAIQIKLANPRGFCAGVDRAIEIVNRALSIFGAPIYVRHEVVHNKFVVDDLRNRGAIFVDELHEVPDDSIVIFSAHGVSLKVQEEARQRGLRVFDATCPLVTKVHMEVAKFSRDGHECILIGHKGHPEVEGTMGQYDHAKGGDIYLVEDVEQVQQLAVHNADALSYVTQTTLSMDDTAQVIDALRAKFPKIAGPRKNDICYATQNRQDAVKQLAAECDLMLVVGSPNSSNSNRLRELAQRMGTESYLIDTADDIESSWLHNKKTIGITAGASAPDVLIKQVIEHLCEMGAESPIEMEGVEENITFSLPKELRLYPVE
- the fkpB gene encoding FKBP-type peptidyl-prolyl cis-trans isomerase yields the protein MTTLIGPETSVTLHFELKFENGDIIDSNFEKSPATFVIGDGSLLPGFEKKLFGLSSAEKATFTVLPEDAFGQPNPNNIQSFKRDTFAEDMDLQEGLIISFADASQSELPGVIKSVDDEVVIVDFNHPLAGEYIIFDVEIIAVAAA
- the lspA gene encoding signal peptidase II translates to MSHTLRFTCYMLLALVLVSVDQWTKTLADSQLQYGNPIAILPVFNLMLQYNQGAAFSFLSDAGGWQRWFFTAISAVVSVALVVWIYKLKPQEKMLAVALTFILGGAIGNLWDRVMLGHVIDFISVHWQSSYFPAFNIADSAITIGAILMILDMIVNPEHHKGSKG
- the ileS gene encoding isoleucine--tRNA ligase, with protein sequence MSDYKQTLNLPKTKFAMKANLAQREPQMLKAWQEKNLYQKIREARAGKPQFILHDGPPYANGNIHIGHAVNKILKDIIVKSKTLSGFDAPYVPGWDCHGLPIELNVEKKVGKAGVKVDASVFRKKCREYAQKQVEGQKKDFIRLGVFGEWDNPYLTMNFTNEADIIRALGKIANNGHLQKGFKPVHWCMDCGSALAEAEVEYKDKQSPAIDVAYEVVDKAALLNACGVQGDVNGSVAVAIWTTTPWTLPASLAVSLHAELDYVLVAFELDGTPRAVLMADALHEAVMQRYGVDSFEVLGSCKGQALEKQLVQHPFYDKQLPLLLGEHVTTDAGTGAVHTAPGHGVDDFNVCQHYGIAVYNPVGSNGVYLPETELFAGQHVFKANDKVIELLRDNNVLLHYVAIEHSYPHCWRHKSPIIFRATPQWFINMQQNGLLKQALSEVENVEWIPGWGKARIQSMLNGRPDWCVSRQRTWGVPITLFIHKETAELHPDSQRLVEEVALRVEEKGIDAWFDLEPEELLGADAANYEKVTDTLDVWFDSGVTHSSVCDRREYLNNPADLYLEGSDQHRGWFQSSLLTSVAMNGVAPYKAVLTHGFTVDAEGRKMSKSVGNVVAPQTVMNSLGADILRLWVAAADYRNEMTVSDEIFNRTADSYRRMRNTARFLLSNLDSFEPTQHKVDVDQLLVLDRWVIDAAACLQDEIVEAYDSYQFHVVYQKLHNFCVNELGGFYLDVIKDRQYTTQSDSLARRSAQTAMHYIIEAFTRWIAPILSFTADELWAHIPGEREEFVFISEWAALPKMADSAEMGRTYWRDIMAVKNAVNKQLEAARKEGIVGASLAADITLYCDGSLAEKLSALGDELRFVLMTSTTTIKPLEASNNATSTELEGLDVAVSASAYEKCDRCWHHSDDVGSSEPHPLLCGRCESNVDGEGEKRLYA
- the ribF gene encoding bifunctional riboflavin kinase/FAD synthetase produces the protein MELIRGIHNLRPRHRACVATIGAFDGVHRGHQAVLNALIAKGRDMGLPTTVVVFEPLPREFFAPRQAPPRLMSFREKFLALKQLGIDRILRVRFDAHCRDMDAGEFVQQVFVDGLAVKYIVVGDDLHFGHNREGDFAFLKEYGERVGFKVSDTQTLVADAQRISSSRIREALQASDFALAEQLLSRPYSITGRVILGQQLGRTLGSPTANVQLRRIQTAMSGVYAAQVRLRDGRLCNAVANVGTRPTVGDLIKAILEVHLLAFDELLYGQNIEVIFRHKIRDEQKFASLEALKTQIHSDIHAAQAFFDKA
- the murJ gene encoding murein biosynthesis integral membrane protein MurJ, with protein sequence MSQANGSTASEPTVAKASGLLRSSAVVGTMTMLSRVLGLARDVVIANFIGASAAADAFFVAFKIPNFMRRLFAEGAFAQAFVPVLSEYRSQRSHAEVRALLDRVAGALGGILLLFTLLAVLAAPVLGALFAPGWYFHAEAKYLLATEMIRITFPYLLLISLTGFAGAVLNSYGRFAVPAFTPVLLNLSLIGSALLAAPLFAEPAFALAWGVLLAGLIQFVFQIPFIHALKLTPRPTWDLQHEGVRRILLLMGPAIFGVSVSQINLLLDTVLASFLPSGSVSWLYYSDRLVELPLGVFAIAISTVILPALSRHQADSSPAAFAHTMDWAIRMVLLIAVPSAVALLILAEPILITLFQRGEMTPADVAMATLSLRAYSLGLLAFMMIKVLAPGYYSRQDTKTPVAIGIKAMVANMLLNIAFVVPLHMYWQLGHVGLALATSLAAFLNAALLYRGLRKAGVYQPLAGMVATVLRISIAALVMAAALYYLLPATSQWLAWDWWQRTLNILPLCAAGAAAYFVALLLMGARPQHFKVQH